One window of Oreochromis niloticus isolate F11D_XX linkage group LG23, O_niloticus_UMD_NMBU, whole genome shotgun sequence genomic DNA carries:
- the usp46 gene encoding ubiquitin carboxyl-terminal hydrolase 46, whose amino-acid sequence MTVRNIASICNMGTNASALEKDIGPEQFPINEHYFGLVNFGNTCYCNSVLQALYFCRPFRENVLAYKAQQKKKENLLTCLADLFHSIATQKKKVGVIPPKKFISRLRKENDLFDNYMQQDAHEFLNYLLNTVADILQEEKKQEKQNGRLKNNGTVVTTEAETENKTEPTWVHDIFQGTLTNETRCLNCETVSSKDEDFLDLSVDVEQNTSITHCLRDFSNTETLCSEYKYYCETCCSKQEAQKRMRVKKLPMILALHLKRFKYMEQLHRYTKLSYRVVFPLELRLFNTSGDAVNLDRMYDLVAVVVHCGSGPNRGHYITIVKSHGFWLLFDDDIVEKIDAQAIEEFYGLTSDISKNSESGYILFYQSRE is encoded by the exons ATGACTGTCAGAAACATCGCCTCCATTTGTAATATG GGCACCAATGCCTCTGCTCTGGAGAAAGACATCGGCCCGGAGCAATTCCCAATCAATGAACACTACTTCGGATTGGTCAAT TTTGGAAACACATGTTACTGTAACTCAGTGCTCCAGGCTCTGTACTTCTGCCGGCCTTTCCGGGAGAATGTGCTGGCGTACAAAGCccagcagaagaagaaggagaaccTGCTCACGTGCCTGGCTGACCTCTTCCACTCCATTGCCACGCAGAAGAAAAAAGTTGGCGTCATACCGCCCAAGAAATTCATCTCCCGCCTACGGAAGGAGAATG ATCTGTTCGACAACTACATGCAACAAGATGCACACGAATTCCTCAACTACCTGCTGAACACCGTGGCTGATATTCTGCAAGAGGAGAAAAAGCAGGAAAAGCAGAACGGGCGCCTCAAGAACAATGGCACGGTCGTCACCACCGAGGCTGAGACGGAGAACAAGACGGAGCCCACGTGGGTTCACGATATCTTTCAAGGCACACTGACCAATGAGACGCGCTGCCTCAACTGTGAAACG GTGAGCAGCAAAGATGAGGATTTTCTGGATCTTTCTGTGGATGTGGAGCAGAACACATCAATAACACACTGTCTCAG GGACTTTAGTAACACAGAGACTTTGTGCAGTGAATACAAATACTACTGTGAGACATGCTGCAGCAAGCAGGAAGCACAGAAACG GATGCGTGTGAAGAAACTTCCTATGATCCTGGCGCTACACCTCAAGAGGTTTAAGTACATGGAGCAGCTGCACCGCTACACCAAGCTGTCCTATCGGGTGGTTTTCCCATTAGAACTCCGGCTCTTTAACACGTCTGGGGATGCAGTCAACCTGGATCGCATGTATGATCTAGTAGCTGTGGTGGTGCACTGTGGAAG CGGGCCAAATCGAGGTCATTACATCACTATAGTAAAGAGTCATGGCTTCTGGCTGCTGTTTGATGATGACATTGTGGAG AAAATTGATGCCCAGGCCATCGAGGAGTTTTACGGTCTTACCTCAGATATCTCGAAGAACTCTGAGTCGGGATACATCCTCTTCTACCAATCCAGGGAGTGA